A single genomic interval of Malania oleifera isolate guangnan ecotype guangnan chromosome 13, ASM2987363v1, whole genome shotgun sequence harbors:
- the LOC131145697 gene encoding uncharacterized protein LOC131145697 yields the protein MPATKCLLLLLLAVVALSTTTANSLPTDDHRKPLPMPHKPPPEHGLLPPHGPKPPPLDNPHPTFDKPPKLGKKPPTPLDKQPKPHKPAVGPKPPTGPVDKPPPKWVKPCPAHPAPKKPQPCWPPHRPPSTTH from the coding sequence ATGCCCGCAACCAAGTGCTTGCTGCTGTTGCTCCTAGCAGTGGTGGCTCTTTCCACCACCACCGCCAACTCTCTTCCCACCGATGACCACCGCAAGCCTCTCCCTATGCCCCACAAACCACCGCCGGAGCACGGCCTGCTACCTCCCCACGGCCCCAAGCCTCCTCCGTTGGACAACCCGCACCCAACCTTCGATAAACCCCCAAAGCTGGGAAAGAAGCCGCCAACTCCACTTGACAAACAGCCCAAGCCACACAAACCGGCGGTCGGCCCCAAACCACCGACTGGGCCGGTAGATAAACCGCCGCCTAAATGGGTGAAACCATGCCCGGCTCACCCGGCACCTAAGAAACCGCAGCCGTGCTGGCCACCGCACCGCCCTCCATCTACCACCCATTAG